One Calditrichia bacterium DNA window includes the following coding sequences:
- a CDS encoding DUF1295 domain-containing protein, which translates to MNDFLQIYLQAAALIAVAVTALWLLSLRLKNASIADVFWGSGFVMCCWFYFLQTPDGAPLRKWLICALVTIWGLRLSIYIFSRNAGKPEDYRYAKWREENGNNWWWRSFFKVFLLQGFLMWLISAPLLAAQISATPAQLIWLDVLAAIIWLTGFFFETVGDWQLAKFKSQPENRGKLMTSGVWRYTRHPNYFGDTAQWWGFFGFALAAGGWWSVFSPVLMTWLIVKISGVAMLESNLRETKPGFAEYVRRTNAFIPWFPKQ; encoded by the coding sequence ATGAACGACTTCCTCCAAATATACCTGCAAGCCGCCGCGCTGATTGCTGTCGCAGTAACCGCGCTGTGGTTGCTCAGTTTGCGGCTGAAAAACGCGTCCATCGCAGATGTGTTTTGGGGCAGCGGATTTGTGATGTGCTGCTGGTTTTATTTTCTGCAAACGCCGGACGGCGCGCCGCTGCGCAAATGGCTCATCTGTGCGCTGGTGACCATTTGGGGATTGCGGCTGTCGATCTACATTTTTTCGCGAAACGCCGGCAAACCGGAAGATTACCGCTACGCCAAATGGCGTGAAGAAAACGGCAACAATTGGTGGTGGCGCAGTTTTTTCAAAGTGTTTTTGCTGCAGGGATTTTTGATGTGGCTGATTTCCGCGCCGTTGCTGGCAGCGCAAATCAGCGCAACACCGGCACAATTGATCTGGCTGGATGTTCTCGCAGCGATTATTTGGCTGACCGGATTTTTTTTCGAAACGGTGGGCGACTGGCAACTGGCGAAATTCAAATCGCAGCCGGAAAATCGCGGTAAACTGATGACATCCGGCGTTTGGCGATACACCCGTCACCCAAATTATTTTGGCGATACGGCACAGTGGTGGGGATTTTTCGGATTTGCGTTGGCTGCGGGCGGCTGGTGGAGCGTTTTCAGCCCCGTGCTGATGACCTGGCTGATTGTAAAAATCTCCGGTGTGGCGATGCTGGAAAGCAATTTGCGCGAAACTAAACCCGGCTTCGCCGAATACGTTCGCCGGACAAATGCGTTTATTCCGTGGTTTCCGAAACAATAA
- a CDS encoding tetratricopeptide repeat protein codes for MKNSTAKRNSKWMTNDLHRLTDSFQSAKPGEIHFVVYDNEQTFRKLLKEIPSNSDTSPEHLKYKPAKKPEPFFNKLRENVAEHATMLSHLHLSGGENPKVPAEELLPQLSTQLSRHSRAHPLWLIIPISFLKQFCQFAGELWHMRRNLFWVEARDIDRFRMGFFLTDHFWETSEYRDIDDKKYILQFYKMLQAQFAMDETFRYLQFSMLGKIAGLHFQTGNYARSLQVLNEQHNLLKEMRDEKLLPELLNNIAVVFHNMGRFNDALERFQLAMKAAEKSLRGAHHPGKIMLTSNYGALCSDINDIKEAFMQTRHALRMGESKIGMRHEGLIPLLINYARALRDRGDFEDSLDQYRRGLKIVELRLSIDHPYMSVILQHIGMVYYFQKNYDLARRYVYRTLEAMERSLGAEHPYLGRLFNNIGVTHMHGENLDLALKYFQWALNIRHKRVGDNDPLIGFIHSNIGQVYAIRGETEAAQLCYLRAREILRKHLPENHKELANIDHALDSLNESIATSTSSN; via the coding sequence ATGAAAAACAGCACAGCCAAACGAAACAGTAAATGGATGACCAATGATTTGCACCGACTGACAGATTCGTTTCAGTCAGCTAAGCCGGGTGAAATCCATTTTGTTGTTTATGACAACGAACAAACATTCCGGAAATTGTTAAAAGAAATACCGTCAAATAGCGATACATCGCCGGAACACCTCAAATACAAGCCTGCCAAAAAACCGGAACCTTTTTTTAATAAATTGCGGGAAAATGTGGCCGAACACGCCACAATGTTGTCACATCTGCATCTTTCGGGTGGCGAAAATCCCAAAGTGCCGGCGGAAGAATTGTTGCCGCAGCTCAGCACACAGTTGAGTCGCCATAGCCGTGCGCATCCGCTGTGGCTGATCATCCCGATATCTTTTCTGAAGCAATTTTGTCAATTTGCCGGGGAATTGTGGCACATGCGGCGAAACCTGTTTTGGGTGGAAGCGCGGGATATCGACCGGTTCCGAATGGGCTTCTTCCTGACCGATCATTTTTGGGAAACCTCGGAATACCGCGATATCGACGACAAAAAATACATTCTGCAATTTTACAAAATGTTGCAGGCGCAATTCGCGATGGATGAAACCTTCCGCTATTTGCAGTTTTCCATGCTTGGCAAAATTGCCGGGCTGCATTTTCAAACCGGCAATTACGCCCGGTCGCTGCAGGTGCTGAACGAGCAGCACAATCTGCTGAAAGAAATGCGCGACGAAAAATTGCTGCCGGAATTGTTGAATAACATCGCTGTGGTTTTTCACAATATGGGCAGATTTAACGATGCGCTGGAACGGTTTCAACTGGCGATGAAAGCCGCAGAAAAAAGCTTGCGCGGCGCCCATCATCCCGGAAAAATAATGCTCACTAGCAATTACGGCGCGCTGTGCAGCGATATTAATGATATAAAAGAAGCCTTTATGCAAACCCGCCACGCGCTGCGGATGGGCGAAAGTAAAATAGGTATGCGCCACGAAGGGCTGATTCCGCTGCTGATCAACTATGCGCGGGCATTGCGGGATCGCGGCGATTTCGAAGATTCGCTGGATCAATACCGTCGCGGGCTAAAAATTGTGGAATTGCGCTTGAGTATCGATCATCCGTATATGTCTGTCATTTTGCAGCATATCGGCATGGTCTATTATTTCCAGAAAAATTACGATTTGGCCCGCCGCTATGTGTATCGCACGCTGGAAGCGATGGAACGCTCGCTGGGTGCGGAGCATCCGTATTTGGGCCGGCTGTTCAATAATATTGGCGTAACCCATATGCACGGCGAAAATCTTGATCTGGCGTTGAAATATTTCCAATGGGCGCTCAATATTCGCCATAAACGGGTGGGCGATAACGATCCGCTGATCGGGTTTATCCACAGCAACATCGGGCAAGTGTATGCGATTCGCGGCGAAACAGAGGCGGCACAACTGTGCTATTTGCGTGCCCGGGAAATTTTGCGAAAACATTTGCCGGAAAATCATAAGGAATTGGCAAATATCGACCATGCGCTGGATTCTTTGAACGAATCGATTGCCACTTCAACCAGCTCCAACTAA
- a CDS encoding RNA methyltransferase — MPTEQRLERMRTILQYRQPDLTVVCENIHDPHNVSAILRSCDAVGIDTVRLFYSYQEFPILGKKSSGSATKWINIENFSDAAEMRDSLKAKGFTIYATHLQTPNPLSIYEVDWTKPSAIILGNEHFGVSEEVLAIADHNVYIPMMGMIKSLNVSVATAVTLYEACRQRINSGLYPRKDADPEYLAAEFQKWQEK; from the coding sequence ATGCCGACAGAACAACGATTGGAAAGAATGCGCACCATTTTACAATACCGTCAACCGGATTTGACAGTTGTGTGCGAAAATATCCATGATCCGCATAACGTCAGCGCTATTTTGCGCTCCTGCGATGCCGTGGGAATCGATACCGTCCGGCTGTTTTATTCGTATCAGGAATTCCCGATACTCGGCAAAAAGTCATCCGGTTCCGCAACAAAATGGATAAATATCGAAAATTTTAGCGACGCAGCAGAAATGCGCGATTCGCTGAAAGCCAAAGGGTTTACCATTTACGCCACGCATCTGCAAACGCCAAACCCGCTTTCCATTTACGAAGTGGATTGGACTAAACCATCGGCAATCATTTTGGGAAACGAACATTTTGGCGTTTCCGAAGAAGTGCTGGCCATCGCGGATCACAACGTTTACATTCCGATGATGGGCATGATCAAAAGCCTCAACGTTAGTGTTGCTACTGCGGTTACCCTTTACGAAGCCTGCCGCCAGCGAATCAACAGCGGATTATATCCCCGGAAGGATGCGGACCCGGAATATCTGGCAGCCGAATTTCAAAAGTGGCAGGAAAAATGA
- a CDS encoding sugar nucleotide-binding protein — protein MKAVVTGASGTVGRALVAYLTSKNVQVIAWDRNQTSIEDYSIMETFLSEVSPDVVYHLAVPSKSSGIENEAWLVNYHWSSEIAWITRILSIKFVYVSTVMVFSNDHNGPFTVDSMPDAPSGYGYDKRIAEKRVFHQNPDAFVVRLGWQIGDAPGSNNMIDYFTKQMKLHGEVRASKKWLPSCSFLSDTAIALGEITTETNGLYLINSNYRWNYFQIASALNERHGNLWKITATDDFDYDQRMVDARVKLPKLEESLPELNHYE, from the coding sequence ATGAAAGCAGTTGTCACGGGTGCAAGCGGAACTGTTGGTCGTGCATTGGTAGCTTATCTCACATCAAAAAACGTACAGGTTATTGCGTGGGATCGGAACCAAACGTCTATAGAAGATTATTCTATAATGGAAACATTTTTGAGCGAAGTATCGCCGGATGTCGTGTATCACCTTGCTGTGCCATCGAAAAGCAGCGGCATCGAAAACGAGGCGTGGCTGGTCAACTATCATTGGAGCAGCGAAATCGCCTGGATTACCCGGATTCTCAGCATCAAATTTGTGTATGTCAGCACGGTGATGGTGTTTTCCAATGATCACAACGGTCCGTTTACGGTCGATTCCATGCCGGATGCGCCCAGCGGTTACGGTTACGACAAACGTATTGCGGAAAAACGGGTGTTCCACCAAAATCCGGATGCCTTTGTGGTGCGGCTCGGCTGGCAAATTGGCGATGCACCGGGCAGCAACAACATGATCGATTATTTCACAAAGCAAATGAAATTACACGGTGAAGTTCGCGCCAGCAAAAAATGGCTGCCATCTTGCTCGTTTTTAAGCGATACGGCAATCGCACTCGGCGAAATCACCACCGAAACAAATGGATTGTATTTGATCAACTCAAATTACCGCTGGAATTATTTTCAGATTGCCAGCGCACTGAACGAGCGCCATGGCAATTTGTGGAAAATTACCGCAACCGATGATTTCGATTACGATCAGCGAATGGTTGATGCGCGGGTAAAATTACCCAAGCTGGAAGAATCTTTGCCAGAATTAAACCATTATGAATAA
- a CDS encoding transposase codes for MEKFKNKYRVPSARAQWWDYGRDAAYFITICTANREHFFGQISNGKMQLSPIGVIADMCWFDIKHHAKHIELGAFVVMPNHIHGILILDGNNRPEKESQPMHENEGKTRFQNQGKNTISAIIGSYKSAVSKHARRLGFEFAWQPRFHDHIIRDEPAFQQISNYVLQNPLKWQEDTFYVP; via the coding sequence ATGGAAAAATTCAAAAATAAATACCGTGTTCCATCCGCCCGGGCGCAATGGTGGGATTACGGACGTGACGCAGCCTATTTTATAACGATTTGCACAGCGAACCGCGAACATTTTTTTGGACAAATTTCAAACGGTAAAATGCAATTGTCGCCAATCGGCGTTATTGCCGACATGTGTTGGTTCGATATAAAACACCATGCCAAACACATCGAATTGGGTGCATTTGTAGTGATGCCGAACCATATACACGGTATTTTGATTTTAGATGGCAACAATCGTCCGGAAAAAGAGTCGCAACCAATGCACGAAAATGAAGGAAAAACACGGTTTCAAAATCAGGGGAAAAACACGATTTCTGCTATCATTGGCAGTTACAAATCCGCAGTTAGCAAACACGCCCGGCGATTGGGATTTGAATTTGCGTGGCAACCGCGTTTTCACGATCACATCATCCGCGATGAACCGGCGTTTCAGCAAATTTCCAATTATGTGCTACAAAACCCGCTCAAATGGCAAGAGGACACATTTTATGTGCCATAA
- a CDS encoding BamA/TamA family outer membrane protein: protein MTKHHRSIESQNDPQMKHSSIYQIFCIALAIICCCCGFGASVIAQEKLTPEEVAALADSARQLRKEYRDKKTWEHLVSLPGTIVSLPLVIVAKTTETVAGFIYEEKLIPRTIEFFTSADGRRGITPKYSNRSGAGAKIYQSGILSENDQLSLTASGDFSKRQRYRIEWKRIQPGNAPLLLNFRAQYRNLPEEDFYGIGPHTRYSDELEFDFEYTAVEGGIQYLMNERLSVGFLGRFDHSNVYPEDQDGDEVLITDLYDRNSLPGLQTKVRTMQYQAELNWDSRNRLGNPSSGQEALFSAAIFRDVDNGPFNFRKYRADVSQYIHLGANRVIRLRLAGEMTEPESGSDRAPFYNLSELGEQESIRGFERGRFRDFDSFLASLEYRVPIWRRMDIFAFADAGQVDNDIFSDLNTKKMQFGFGGGVRLFSEKDLVAVGQIGISKETFRVYFELY, encoded by the coding sequence ATGACCAAACATCACCGCAGTATTGAATCGCAAAACGATCCGCAAATGAAACATTCTTCGATTTATCAAATTTTTTGCATCGCGCTGGCGATCATCTGTTGTTGCTGCGGCTTTGGTGCATCGGTGATCGCGCAGGAAAAACTGACGCCGGAAGAAGTTGCCGCATTGGCAGATTCTGCCCGACAGTTGCGCAAGGAATATCGCGATAAAAAAACCTGGGAACACCTGGTTTCACTGCCGGGAACGATTGTCAGCCTGCCGTTGGTGATTGTTGCCAAAACCACCGAAACAGTTGCCGGATTTATTTACGAAGAAAAGCTGATCCCCCGAACTATCGAATTTTTTACATCCGCAGATGGTCGCCGGGGAATTACCCCAAAATACTCCAATCGCAGCGGTGCCGGCGCCAAAATATATCAATCCGGTATTCTTTCGGAAAACGATCAGCTATCGCTTACGGCTTCCGGCGATTTCAGCAAGCGCCAGCGCTATCGCATTGAGTGGAAGCGCATCCAACCGGGAAACGCGCCGCTATTGCTCAACTTCCGGGCGCAGTACCGCAATTTGCCGGAAGAAGATTTTTACGGCATTGGTCCGCACACCCGCTATTCCGACGAACTGGAATTTGATTTCGAATACACGGCTGTTGAAGGTGGTATTCAATATTTAATGAATGAACGGCTTTCTGTGGGATTTTTGGGACGGTTTGATCACAGCAATGTGTATCCCGAAGATCAGGATGGCGACGAAGTGCTGATCACGGATTTGTACGACCGCAATTCGCTGCCGGGATTGCAAACAAAAGTGCGAACAATGCAATATCAGGCTGAACTGAACTGGGATTCACGGAATAGACTCGGCAATCCCTCCAGCGGGCAGGAAGCGCTGTTTTCCGCAGCTATTTTCCGCGATGTGGATAACGGACCGTTCAATTTCCGAAAATATCGGGCGGATGTTTCCCAATACATTCATTTGGGTGCCAACCGCGTTATCCGGCTGCGCCTCGCCGGCGAAATGACCGAACCTGAATCCGGTTCAGATCGCGCACCGTTTTACAATCTCAGCGAGCTGGGCGAGCAGGAAAGCATCCGCGGATTTGAGCGCGGACGATTTCGTGATTTCGATTCGTTTCTCGCCTCGCTGGAATATCGCGTGCCGATCTGGCGAAGAATGGACATCTTCGCTTTCGCAGATGCCGGGCAAGTGGACAACGATATTTTTAGCGATCTGAATACCAAAAAAATGCAATTTGGATTTGGCGGCGGCGTACGGCTGTTCTCCGAAAAAGATTTGGTTGCTGTCGGACAAATTGGCATTAGTAAAGAAACTTTCCGTGTTTATTTTGAACTGTATTAA
- a CDS encoding AarF/ABC1/UbiB kinase family protein: MDEFPSGKLERGKIFAKTGLKVGSNYAKYFVRKAISGEDAARKQQLNQNNAQDVFKEFTKLRGTALKLAQSMSMDTGILPDEFIDVMSNAQYRVPPINRALVRAIIKQELGKYPEMLFSKFGAEAIAAASIGQVHRAELKDGRAVAVKIQYPNVRETIKSDLTIAKALFKRIVRSEMTDAYFEEIYGKLLEETDYLNEGLQIEQFAQLSLHPQIVTPRLIPEMTTRRVLAMTFLDGVHLDEFLKRRPDDETRDHFGQIFWEFFNEQILHRSAVLYADIHPGNFLFRDDGTLGVIDFGCVKSFPRDFLEKLLLMFDANLREDIPAIKQLYYETEILDPANKGTAKEQRTFDFFYNLGGLILHPFRAETFDFGDPEYKAALNKFFKEATTMSDVRGSRHYIFLNKVVVGLYSLLMKLGATVHTTTSRQVLSEAVAEIRKQGSAVSETVSP; this comes from the coding sequence ATGGATGAATTTCCCTCCGGCAAACTGGAGCGCGGCAAAATTTTTGCCAAAACCGGGCTGAAAGTCGGCTCTAATTACGCCAAATATTTTGTTCGCAAAGCCATTTCCGGCGAAGACGCCGCCCGAAAACAACAGCTCAATCAAAATAATGCGCAGGATGTGTTCAAGGAATTTACCAAATTGCGCGGCACCGCGCTAAAACTGGCGCAATCCATGAGCATGGACACCGGCATTTTACCAGATGAATTTATCGACGTGATGAGCAACGCCCAATATCGCGTGCCGCCGATCAACCGGGCGCTGGTTCGGGCAATTATCAAACAGGAATTGGGCAAATATCCCGAAATGCTGTTCAGTAAATTTGGTGCGGAAGCAATTGCTGCGGCGTCCATCGGTCAGGTGCATCGCGCGGAGCTGAAAGACGGGCGTGCGGTTGCCGTCAAAATCCAGTATCCCAATGTTCGCGAAACCATAAAATCCGATTTGACGATTGCCAAAGCGCTGTTCAAACGCATCGTCCGCAGCGAAATGACCGATGCCTATTTCGAAGAAATTTACGGCAAATTGCTGGAGGAAACCGATTACCTCAACGAAGGATTGCAGATCGAGCAGTTTGCGCAACTGTCGCTGCATCCGCAGATTGTCACGCCGCGACTCATTCCGGAAATGACCACCCGCCGCGTGCTGGCGATGACCTTTCTCGATGGCGTGCATCTCGATGAATTTTTGAAACGCCGGCCGGATGACGAAACCCGCGATCACTTCGGGCAGATTTTTTGGGAATTTTTCAACGAGCAAATTTTGCACCGCAGCGCCGTGTTATATGCGGATATCCATCCCGGCAACTTCCTTTTCCGCGACGACGGCACGTTGGGCGTCATCGATTTCGGCTGTGTAAAATCGTTCCCGCGCGATTTTCTGGAAAAATTGCTGCTGATGTTCGACGCCAATCTCCGCGAAGATATTCCGGCAATAAAACAATTGTATTACGAAACCGAAATTCTCGATCCCGCCAACAAAGGCACCGCCAAAGAGCAGCGTACATTCGATTTTTTCTACAATCTCGGCGGGTTGATTTTGCATCCGTTTCGCGCGGAAACATTCGATTTCGGCGATCCCGAATACAAAGCTGCGCTCAACAAATTTTTTAAAGAAGCCACCACAATGAGCGACGTTCGCGGTTCGCGACACTATATTTTTCTCAACAAAGTGGTGGTCGGGTTGTATTCGCTGCTGATGAAACTGGGTGCGACGGTGCACACCACCACCAGCCGGCAGGTGCTCAGCGAAGCTGTCGCGGAAATCCGCAAACAGGGCAGCGCCGTTTCCGAAACCGTTTCGCCGTAA
- a CDS encoding pyrroline-5-carboxylate reductase codes for MFRIAIIGCGNMGLTYARSFLQFNLVTPDNLKLVARDEAHKAALEKLDLGHVHAGIDHSLTDSGVIILSVKPQDFQSIAEPLRKSLQPNHVVLSVMAGITIQRMSEALDHKIIVRAMPNTPAQLGMGVTAFNASEGVNIHQISIIDNLLSTTGRTIFLDDESLLDAVTALSGSGPAYFFYLVKCMIDAGMQLGMEESVAAMLVKQTMLGSFHLMNQSPKKLDELIAAVKSKGGTTEAAFGEFMSGKMGETLMNGIFAAQKRARELSGSK; via the coding sequence ATGTTCAGAATTGCCATCATCGGTTGCGGAAATATGGGGTTAACCTATGCCCGCTCATTTTTACAATTTAATTTGGTAACGCCGGACAACCTGAAGCTGGTTGCCCGGGATGAAGCACACAAAGCTGCGTTGGAAAAACTGGATTTAGGACATGTCCACGCCGGAATTGATCACTCGCTGACAGATTCCGGTGTGATTATTTTATCCGTTAAACCGCAGGATTTTCAGAGCATTGCGGAGCCGTTGCGAAAATCGCTGCAGCCCAATCATGTGGTGCTTTCGGTGATGGCGGGAATTACCATCCAACGCATGTCCGAAGCGTTGGATCATAAAATTATCGTTCGCGCGATGCCCAACACTCCGGCACAGTTGGGCATGGGCGTAACCGCTTTTAACGCCAGCGAAGGCGTGAATATTCACCAAATCAGCATCATTGATAATTTGTTGAGCACCACCGGACGCACCATTTTTCTGGATGATGAATCGTTGCTCGATGCCGTTACCGCGCTCAGCGGCAGCGGTCCTGCCTATTTTTTCTACCTCGTGAAATGCATGATCGATGCCGGGATGCAGTTGGGAATGGAAGAATCTGTCGCAGCGATGCTGGTGAAGCAAACCATGCTCGGCTCGTTCCATTTGATGAACCAATCGCCAAAAAAACTGGACGAATTGATTGCGGCAGTAAAATCCAAAGGCGGCACAACGGAAGCGGCGTTCGGGGAATTTATGTCCGGGAAAATGGGCGAAACGCTGATGAACGGCATTTTCGCCGCCCAAAAACGTGCCCGGGAACTTTCCGGCAGCAAATAA
- a CDS encoding TIGR02265 family protein gives MSTIRGLVFHSRFHYVKQHLDYTTRRNINEHLSEQVRNVVSEQVFPVNFYRFEMLQELDNAIVTVTTAAEQPLFQSIGREFAHAIVDRYFFNYTEAQKPQRFLAQFQRLYARLWGFGQIDIRPESTRKSTIILEYPVSVHPAYHIFMTSFLTNAIALCGGKSVQLNPVESEDDPQECRKYVTTWQ, from the coding sequence ATGAGCACGATACGCGGGCTTGTTTTCCACTCCCGGTTCCACTATGTAAAACAGCATCTGGATTATACAACGCGAAGAAATATCAACGAACACCTTTCGGAGCAAGTGCGTAATGTGGTTTCCGAACAGGTGTTTCCGGTTAATTTTTACCGTTTCGAGATGCTGCAGGAATTGGACAATGCGATTGTAACCGTCACAACAGCAGCGGAACAACCGCTCTTTCAATCCATCGGGCGGGAGTTTGCCCATGCAATAGTAGACCGTTATTTTTTTAATTATACAGAAGCACAAAAACCGCAGCGGTTTTTAGCCCAGTTCCAGCGCCTTTATGCACGGTTGTGGGGATTCGGGCAAATCGATATTCGTCCGGAATCTACCCGCAAATCCACAATCATTCTGGAATACCCCGTTTCTGTTCATCCGGCATACCACATTTTTATGACATCCTTTTTAACGAACGCGATTGCATTGTGTGGCGGCAAATCGGTTCAGTTAAATCCGGTTGAAAGTGAAGATGACCCGCAAGAATGCCGAAAATATGTAACTACCTGGCAATAG
- a CDS encoding CPBP family intramembrane metalloprotease: METPEPKLPDTNTESNFPLPFESLVVIIMSVLVSYFPLVIVLGATMDPETAEPDMTLVKVLLAVGEMVLLALPVFYLLRRKLSLPLNLRLNPVPGNIVWLSVPVSLCMIVLIDEVDRLVRLVLPLPEEIASEIGKTMLIDNGLDFILVTFSAVILAAVAEEAIFRGMLQQSVEKHVDVTKGVIYSSIAWALVHGNHYMMLQIFLFGFFLGWLAWRTNSIIPTLIAHGLNNAIAILYINFSRDNEPFPIYEWNGHVSPFWLILAIGGLYYGITSIDKFYRSATASLSSDNGSGRS; the protein is encoded by the coding sequence ATGGAAACACCGGAACCGAAATTGCCGGATACGAATACGGAATCGAATTTTCCGCTGCCCTTTGAATCGCTGGTAGTGATTATTATGAGTGTGCTGGTTTCTTATTTTCCATTGGTGATTGTCCTCGGCGCAACAATGGATCCCGAAACCGCCGAACCGGATATGACGCTGGTAAAAGTGCTGCTGGCCGTTGGCGAAATGGTGTTGCTGGCGTTACCGGTGTTTTATTTACTGCGGCGAAAACTGTCGTTGCCGCTCAACTTGCGGCTAAATCCGGTGCCGGGAAATATTGTGTGGCTGTCCGTTCCCGTCAGTTTGTGCATGATTGTGCTGATCGATGAAGTGGACCGGTTGGTGCGGCTGGTGCTGCCGTTGCCGGAAGAGATCGCATCGGAAATCGGCAAAACCATGCTCATCGACAACGGACTGGATTTTATTCTGGTTACGTTCAGCGCGGTAATTTTGGCGGCGGTTGCGGAAGAAGCTATTTTCCGGGGAATGCTGCAGCAGTCGGTGGAAAAACATGTGGATGTTACCAAAGGTGTGATTTATTCCAGCATTGCCTGGGCGCTGGTGCACGGTAATCATTATATGATGTTGCAGATTTTCCTGTTTGGCTTTTTTCTGGGATGGCTGGCATGGCGAACCAACAGCATTATTCCCACGCTGATTGCACACGGGCTGAACAATGCTATCGCTATTTTGTATATTAATTTTAGCAGGGATAACGAACCGTTTCCCATTTACGAATGGAACGGTCATGTTTCGCCATTTTGGCTGATTCTGGCGATTGGCGGGTTATATTACGGCATTACATCGATAGACAAATTTTACCGCAGCGCCACGGCTTCGCTGTCCAGCGACAACGGTTCCGGCAGATCCTGA
- the dgt gene encoding dNTP triphosphohydrolase, with product MNNQPVAGNTFYNDFDCEFLIPRRGEDYRTPFERDRDRIIHSSALRRLQAKTQVFLSGEYDFYRTRLTHSIEVAQIGRSICNYLQRCDPLLGNEFFIDPDLVEAICLAHDLGHPPFGHSGESVLNTLMREYGGFEGNAQTLRMITEIIYPEEGHRTGMKPTRALIDGVLKYKSLRYHLGAPDRYFLYDEQSRFLDFVFDGETYDRHFAPGLPLNKFRSIECQVMDWADDTAYSLNDILDSIQARFLNRELLESWAAEQSLDGDAAKRVEEILQAMKSGEVRRIFSRKIGDFISACSLRERENFMSSRTNRYRFELQIDDAIAAESILYKRIASEIVFDSAQLQQLRFKWGNMLERLFLALQENYLGSNGDIYKLLPENTHRMVCNINQPKLRMRAVCDHVAGMTDRFAIRTYQRLFDPGSGSIGDLV from the coding sequence ATGAACAACCAACCTGTTGCCGGCAACACTTTTTATAACGATTTCGATTGCGAATTTTTGATTCCGCGTCGCGGCGAAGATTATCGCACGCCGTTTGAGCGGGATCGCGATCGCATTATCCACAGCTCTGCGCTGCGCCGGCTGCAGGCAAAAACCCAGGTGTTTCTCTCGGGCGAATACGATTTTTACCGCACGCGACTCACCCATTCCATCGAAGTTGCGCAAATCGGGCGATCGATCTGCAATTATCTGCAACGCTGCGATCCGCTGCTCGGCAACGAATTTTTTATCGATCCCGATCTGGTGGAAGCGATTTGCCTGGCGCACGACCTCGGGCATCCGCCGTTCGGACATTCCGGCGAAAGCGTGCTGAACACCTTGATGCGCGAGTACGGCGGATTTGAAGGCAACGCCCAAACGTTGCGGATGATCACCGAAATTATTTATCCCGAAGAAGGCCACCGCACCGGCATGAAACCCACCCGCGCGCTCATCGACGGCGTGCTGAAATACAAATCGCTGCGCTATCACCTCGGTGCGCCGGATCGCTATTTTTTGTATGACGAACAATCGCGATTTCTCGATTTTGTGTTTGACGGCGAAACATACGACCGGCATTTTGCGCCGGGGCTACCGCTCAACAAATTCCGCAGCATCGAATGCCAGGTGATGGACTGGGCGGACGACACCGCATATTCGCTGAACGATATTCTGGATAGCATTCAGGCGCGATTTTTGAATCGCGAATTGCTGGAAAGCTGGGCAGCCGAGCAATCGCTGGATGGCGACGCCGCCAAACGCGTGGAAGAAATTTTGCAGGCGATGAAATCGGGCGAAGTTCGGCGGATTTTTTCCCGAAAAATCGGTGATTTTATCAGCGCCTGTAGCCTGCGCGAACGGGAAAATTTTATGAGCAGCCGCACCAATCGCTACCGTTTCGAGCTGCAAATTGATGACGCAATTGCAGCAGAATCAATCCTTTACAAACGCATTGCATCGGAAATTGTGTTCGACTCGGCGCAGTTGCAGCAACTGCGTTTTAAATGGGGAAACATGCTGGAACGGCTGTTTTTGGCGTTGCAGGAAAATTATCTCGGCAGCAATGGCGATATTTACAAATTACTGCCGGAAAATACCCACCGGATGGTTTGCAACATCAATCAACCAAAATTGCGGATGCGCGCTGTTTGCGATCACGTCGCCGGAATGACCGATCGTTTCGCCATCCGCACCTACCAACGGTTGTTCGATCCCGGCAGCGGTTCCATCGGTGATCTGGTTTGA